A part of Desulfofundulus salinus genomic DNA contains:
- a CDS encoding CTP synthase yields the protein MAKFIFVTGGVVSSLGKGITAASLGRLLKSRGLKVAIQKLDPYINIDPGTMSPYQHGEVFVTEDGAETDLDLGHYERFIDSNLSRSSNVTTGGIYWSVITKERRGDYLGATVQVIPHITNEIKERILRVADESNPDVVITEIGGTVGDIESLPFLEAIRQLRTDLGRENVMYIHVTLVPYLRVANELKTKPTQHSVKELRSIGIQPDVIICRTERPLSREMEEKIALFCDIDPRAVIQAVDAPSIYEVPLMLEREGLGEITVQRLGLECHPPELTEWEDMVNRMKNLREKVAIGLVGKYVSLPDAYFSVAEALRHAGLYHGAAVDIRWINSEELECKPAGDYLHDVDGVLVPGGFGDRGIEGKINAIKFAREKKIPFLGICLGMQLAVVEYARHVLNWPRANSSEFDPRTPYPVIDLLPEQKELDRLGGTMRLGRYPCRLVPGTLAHRAYGEEIIYERHRHRYELNNTYRDELSRGGLVFSGTRPDGYLVEIVELPGHPWFLGTQFHPEFKSRPNRPHPLFRDFVGASLAYRGNRA from the coding sequence ATGGCCAAATTTATTTTTGTCACCGGTGGAGTAGTATCATCGTTGGGCAAGGGTATTACTGCCGCTTCCCTGGGCCGCCTGTTGAAAAGCCGCGGCCTGAAGGTGGCCATTCAAAAACTGGACCCTTATATCAATATTGATCCCGGCACCATGAGCCCCTACCAGCACGGGGAGGTTTTCGTTACCGAGGACGGCGCGGAAACCGACCTGGACCTGGGACATTATGAACGCTTCATCGACAGCAACTTGAGCCGCAGCAGCAACGTAACCACCGGGGGTATCTACTGGTCGGTGATCACCAAGGAGCGCCGGGGCGACTACCTGGGCGCCACCGTACAGGTAATTCCCCATATCACCAACGAGATCAAGGAAAGGATTCTGCGGGTTGCCGACGAATCCAATCCCGATGTGGTCATTACGGAAATTGGGGGCACCGTGGGCGATATCGAGTCCCTTCCCTTTCTGGAAGCCATCCGCCAGCTGCGCACCGACCTGGGCCGGGAGAACGTCATGTACATCCACGTCACCCTGGTGCCTTATCTCAGAGTAGCCAACGAATTAAAAACAAAACCCACCCAGCACAGCGTGAAGGAGCTCCGCAGCATCGGCATTCAACCCGACGTGATTATCTGCCGTACGGAGCGCCCCCTTTCCCGGGAAATGGAGGAAAAAATAGCCCTCTTTTGTGACATCGATCCCCGGGCGGTAATCCAGGCAGTAGATGCCCCCTCCATCTATGAGGTACCCTTGATGCTGGAAAGGGAGGGTCTGGGGGAAATAACGGTACAGCGCCTGGGCCTGGAATGTCATCCTCCCGAACTGACCGAATGGGAAGATATGGTCAACCGCATGAAAAACCTGCGGGAGAAAGTTGCCATCGGCCTGGTGGGCAAGTACGTCTCCCTGCCCGACGCCTATTTCAGCGTGGCCGAAGCCCTGCGCCATGCCGGGCTCTACCATGGTGCTGCGGTGGACATTCGCTGGATCAATTCCGAGGAACTGGAATGCAAGCCGGCCGGAGATTATCTCCATGATGTGGATGGGGTGCTGGTTCCCGGGGGATTCGGTGACCGGGGCATCGAGGGAAAAATCAACGCCATCAAATTTGCCCGGGAGAAGAAAATCCCCTTTTTGGGCATTTGCCTGGGGATGCAGCTGGCAGTGGTGGAATATGCCCGCCACGTCTTAAATTGGCCCAGGGCCAACAGCTCCGAATTTGATCCCCGCACCCCGTACCCGGTTATCGACCTGTTGCCGGAACAAAAGGAGCTGGACCGCCTGGGCGGCACCATGCGTTTGGGTCGTTATCCCTGCCGCCTGGTACCCGGAACCCTGGCCCACAGGGCCTACGGGGAAGAAATTATTTACGAAAGGCATCGCCATCGCTACGAACTGAACAACACCTACCGGGATGAACTGTCCCGGGGAGGGCTGGTCTTTAGCGGTACGCGCCCGGACGGCTACCTGGTGGAAATTGTCGAACTGCCGGGGCATCCCTGGTTTTTGGGCACGCAGTTTCATCCCGAGTTTAAATCCAGGCCCAACCGGCCCCATCCCCTTTTCCGGGACTTTGTCGGTGCTTCCCTGGCTTACAGGGGAAACCGTGCTTAA
- the sppA gene encoding signal peptide peptidase SppA, which yields MKRRLVAAVVCMAVLLSLGAGLVSVLSRPAKGIKVPRGTGAVAIIPITGTIVSGRVNPGLFSSGTGSEEVIERLRRAAQDPAVKAVVLRLNSPGGTAAGAQEIAAEVDNLRQSGKKVVASMGDAAASGAYWIASRADKIVANPGTLTGSIGVIMQTQDLRGLYNKLGINTRTFKSGPYKDMGSPSRPVTPEEQDIFQGMVDDIYDQFLRAVSEGRKMELDRVRKLADGRVYTGRQAQKLGLVDELGNLGDAVRLAGRLAGLGPNPVTTELGPRGFWSEILSGTLFPKGFGSAFPDNKTAIWLICPPCLPPGSGDDTLRFPGS from the coding sequence GTGAAGAGAAGGCTCGTGGCTGCCGTGGTGTGTATGGCGGTGTTGCTTTCCCTGGGTGCAGGGCTGGTAAGCGTGCTTTCCCGTCCGGCCAAGGGAATAAAAGTTCCCCGGGGTACCGGTGCGGTGGCCATAATTCCCATTACCGGCACCATTGTCAGCGGCCGGGTTAACCCGGGGCTCTTTAGCTCGGGGACCGGTTCGGAAGAGGTGATAGAGCGGCTGCGCCGGGCGGCGCAGGACCCGGCGGTTAAGGCTGTGGTGCTGCGGTTAAACAGCCCGGGGGGCACCGCTGCAGGCGCCCAGGAGATTGCCGCGGAAGTGGATAACCTGCGCCAGAGCGGCAAGAAAGTGGTGGCCTCCATGGGGGATGCCGCGGCCTCCGGGGCTTACTGGATTGCCAGCCGGGCAGATAAAATTGTGGCCAATCCCGGCACCCTTACCGGCAGCATTGGTGTAATCATGCAGACCCAGGACCTGCGGGGTTTGTACAACAAGCTGGGTATCAATACCCGCACCTTCAAAAGCGGCCCCTACAAAGACATGGGCTCGCCAAGCCGGCCGGTAACCCCCGAGGAACAGGACATCTTTCAGGGTATGGTTGATGACATTTACGACCAGTTTCTGCGTGCCGTATCTGAAGGCAGGAAGATGGAGCTGGACCGGGTGAGAAAACTGGCCGACGGGCGGGTCTATACCGGGCGGCAGGCTCAAAAACTGGGGCTCGTGGATGAGCTGGGCAACCTGGGGGATGCCGTGCGCCTGGCCGGCCGTCTGGCCGGGTTGGGTCCCAACCCCGTGACCACCGAGCTGGGTCCCCGCGGTTTTTGGTCCGAAATCCTGTCCGGGACGCTTTTCCCCAAAGGGTTTGGCAGCGCTTTTCCGGACAATAAAACAGCCATCTGGCTGATCTGTCCCCCCTGCCTCCCCCCTGGTTCGGGGGACGATACGCTACGCTTTCCCGGTTCATAA
- a CDS encoding Yip1 family protein, producing MKTEVVQVEERTQTPGGVFPPGEDVHGVPAENTPPPEPPMGFLDIIYGVFFDPRATFRRLAARPPLGLAVLIFTLVNLAGALMGALVGYRLTLPPGHPSMGMNWLAPAAPLVAAAGLVFQYVKWVVVSALLHLTAGLLGGRGKASGILTVTALAALPALAMIPVDLLLLLLDTRGMPLTMVTAILGLAVFIWGVVLVVLGLMEVYHFTASRALLTVLLPPAIIILSSIILLVLFAAGLSALFPLNGAPW from the coding sequence TTGAAAACGGAGGTGGTCCAGGTGGAAGAACGCACCCAGACTCCCGGCGGGGTCTTCCCCCCCGGTGAAGATGTTCATGGCGTCCCGGCGGAAAATACGCCTCCCCCGGAGCCCCCGATGGGCTTTCTGGATATCATTTACGGGGTCTTCTTTGACCCCCGGGCTACTTTCCGGCGGCTGGCCGCCCGCCCGCCCCTTGGCCTGGCGGTTTTGATCTTTACCCTGGTCAACCTGGCTGGCGCCCTTATGGGAGCCCTGGTGGGGTACCGCCTGACCCTGCCGCCCGGCCATCCATCCATGGGTATGAACTGGCTTGCACCGGCAGCTCCCCTCGTGGCGGCGGCAGGCCTGGTTTTTCAGTATGTGAAGTGGGTGGTGGTGAGCGCCCTCCTGCACCTCACCGCCGGCTTGCTGGGCGGACGGGGCAAGGCCTCTGGAATCTTAACCGTAACAGCCCTGGCGGCATTGCCGGCACTGGCCATGATACCCGTTGATTTGTTGCTCCTGCTGCTTGATACCCGGGGAATGCCCTTAACCATGGTCACAGCGATTCTAGGACTGGCTGTTTTTATCTGGGGTGTGGTGCTGGTAGTCCTGGGGTTGATGGAAGTATATCATTTCACGGCGAGCCGCGCTTTGCTTACGGTGCTGCTGCCACCGGCCATCATTATCCTTTCAAGCATTATTTTACTGGTGCTTTTTGCCGCGGGCCTTTCTGCCCTGTTTCCACTGAACGGCGCACCCTGGTAA
- a CDS encoding response regulator: MTSCRYHLLVVDDQAGVRRMLLEAFSDDGYEVELAVSGPEALKKLRNGGIDLVLLDMKMPGMSGLDTLRETRKLNPDIPVIMMTAYGELELLGEAKKLGVRHYVSKPFDLQEVRYLVRALLADRRPARRYLGVIG, from the coding sequence TTGACGAGTTGCAGGTATCACCTGTTGGTAGTGGATGACCAGGCCGGAGTGCGCCGGATGCTCCTGGAGGCTTTCAGCGATGACGGATATGAAGTGGAGCTGGCCGTTTCTGGACCTGAGGCACTCAAGAAGCTGAGGAATGGTGGTATAGACCTGGTGCTGCTGGACATGAAGATGCCCGGAATGAGTGGACTGGACACCCTGCGGGAAACTCGCAAGCTGAATCCGGATATACCGGTGATTATGATGACCGCGTATGGGGAGCTTGAACTGCTTGGTGAAGCCAAAAAGCTAGGGGTACGGCATTATGTGAGCAAGCCCTTTGATCTCCAGGAAGTGCGTTATCTTGTCCGGGCTCTTTTGGCCGACAGGCGTCCAGCCAGGAGATACCTGGGGGTAATTGGCTGA
- a CDS encoding class II fructose-1,6-bisphosphate aldolase — protein MSLVPVSVLLKTAEVEGYAVGAFNCNNLEIVQAIVAAAEAENAPVIMQASQGAIKYAGVDYIAAMARVAARGARVPVALHLDHGTSFDQVMRCMVAGFSSVMIDGSHLPLEQNIALTRQVVAAARPVGVSVEAELGRIGGVEDDIVVTGREAFFTDPDEARYFVEQTGVDSLAVAVGTAHGRYKGEPRLDFERLTRIKELVHIPLVLHGASGVPDEAIREAIRRGVRKVNIDTNIREAFVGAVRRKLDENPQEIDPRKILGPAREAAIEVIREKMRVFGCSGKARG, from the coding sequence ATGTCCCTTGTTCCAGTAAGTGTGCTGCTTAAGACGGCCGAGGTGGAAGGGTATGCCGTGGGAGCCTTTAACTGTAATAACCTGGAAATAGTGCAGGCCATCGTGGCTGCAGCAGAGGCGGAAAATGCGCCGGTGATTATGCAGGCCAGTCAGGGGGCTATTAAGTATGCTGGCGTTGACTATATTGCAGCCATGGCACGGGTGGCCGCCCGCGGCGCCAGGGTACCGGTAGCCCTCCACCTGGACCATGGTACCAGCTTTGACCAGGTTATGCGCTGCATGGTGGCCGGTTTTTCCTCGGTAATGATCGACGGTTCCCACCTGCCCCTGGAGCAAAATATTGCCCTTACCCGCCAGGTGGTGGCGGCGGCCAGACCGGTGGGAGTTTCCGTGGAGGCCGAGCTGGGCAGGATTGGCGGCGTGGAGGACGACATTGTGGTCACCGGCCGGGAGGCCTTTTTTACCGACCCGGACGAAGCCCGCTATTTTGTAGAACAGACGGGTGTAGATTCCCTGGCGGTGGCCGTCGGCACAGCCCATGGCCGTTACAAAGGAGAGCCCAGGCTGGACTTTGAGCGCCTGACCAGGATTAAAGAGCTGGTGCACATTCCCCTGGTATTGCACGGGGCTTCCGGCGTGCCCGACGAGGCCATACGGGAAGCCATCCGCCGGGGAGTGCGCAAGGTGAACATTGATACCAATATCCGGGAAGCCTTTGTGGGGGCGGTCCGCCGCAAGCTCGACGAAAATCCGCAGGAAATCGACCCCCGCAAGATCCTGGGGCCGGCCCGGGAAGCGGCCATTGAGGTAATCCGGGAGAAAATGCGGGTCTTTGGCTGCTCCGGGAAGGCCAGGGGATAA
- the fsa gene encoding fructose-6-phosphate aldolase, with product MQLFLDTANVEEIKKAYALGVISGVTTNPSLIAREGRDFAEVVREITAIVDGPISAEAVSTEAEGMIAEAEELAAIHPNIVVKIPMTGEGLKAVKFLSTKGIKTNVTLVFSANQALLAALAGATYVSPFVGRLDDIGHDGLELIQDIMAIYSNYDIPTKVIAASIRHPVHVTMAARAGADIATVPYKVLMQMLKHPLTDIGIERFLADWATVPKK from the coding sequence ATGCAACTTTTTCTTGACACAGCCAACGTGGAAGAGATCAAAAAAGCCTACGCCCTGGGGGTAATCAGTGGCGTAACCACCAACCCGTCCTTGATTGCCAGGGAAGGCCGGGATTTTGCCGAAGTGGTGCGGGAAATCACCGCTATTGTGGACGGGCCGATCAGCGCCGAAGCGGTGAGCACCGAAGCGGAAGGCATGATTGCAGAGGCGGAGGAACTGGCGGCCATTCATCCCAACATCGTGGTCAAAATCCCCATGACCGGAGAAGGGCTCAAGGCGGTGAAGTTCCTTTCGACCAAGGGGATCAAAACCAACGTCACACTGGTTTTTTCGGCCAACCAGGCTCTTTTGGCCGCCCTGGCCGGGGCCACATATGTCAGCCCCTTTGTAGGCCGGCTGGATGATATCGGTCACGACGGACTGGAACTGATCCAGGACATCATGGCCATTTACAGCAATTACGATATCCCGACCAAAGTTATTGCGGCCAGTATTCGCCACCCGGTGCATGTGACCATGGCGGCCCGGGCCGGTGCGGACATCGCCACCGTGCCTTATAAAGTGCTCATGCAAATGCTCAAGCACCCCTTGACCGACATAGGTATTGAAAGGTTCCTGGCCGACTGGGCCACGGTTCCCAAGAAATAA
- a CDS encoding DUF2062 domain-containing protein: MLIVRVKEKLSGWKNYLAEKYHQVMDIPDAPHKIAHGVALGTALDFFPIPLISIPVAYLLARSLRVNAIAAALSATFFKCAVPFFYALNYLVGGTVIGDIPAVGAGGSLSTLKQMGYPFFIGAAIDAALAWILIYFPVRRLLEVRRAKKRS; this comes from the coding sequence ATGCTCATAGTGCGCGTCAAGGAAAAGCTTTCGGGTTGGAAAAACTACCTGGCAGAAAAATATCATCAAGTAATGGACATTCCCGACGCCCCGCACAAAATTGCCCACGGGGTCGCCCTGGGTACGGCTCTGGACTTTTTTCCCATTCCCCTGATCAGCATCCCCGTGGCTTACCTGCTGGCCCGGTCCTTAAGGGTAAACGCCATTGCCGCCGCCCTTTCGGCCACCTTTTTTAAGTGTGCCGTACCCTTTTTTTACGCGTTGAATTACCTGGTGGGCGGCACTGTCATTGGGGACATCCCGGCGGTTGGTGCCGGGGGGTCCCTTTCCACCCTCAAACAAATGGGATACCCCTTTTTTATTGGTGCAGCTATAGACGCTGCCCTCGCGTGGATCTTGATTTACTTCCCCGTGCGCCGTCTGCTGGAAGTACGGCGGGCCAAAAAACGTTCTTGA
- the rho gene encoding transcription termination factor Rho, with protein sequence MQELYKIARELELTGYSRLRKRELIFEIIKAQTEKNGLIYAQGVLEILPDGYGFLRPFQYLPSHDDIYVSSSQIRRFDLRTGDLVAGQVRGPKENERYYALLRVEQVNGVDPEKAAERLHFDGLTPLYPQERIRLETQADKIATRIIDLVAPIGKGQRGLIVAPPKAGKTMLLKEIANSITQNHPEIYLIVLLIDERPEEVTDIERSVDGEVVSSTFDEPPENHVKVAEMVLERAKRLVEHKQDVVILLDSITRLARAHNLVIPPSGRTLSGGVDPAALHKPKRFFGAARNLEEGGSLTILATALIETGSRMDDVIFEEFKGTGNMELILDRRLAERRLFPAIDVQRSGTRKEELLLSRDELEWIWFFRKATVGMAPWEAMEMLVERMKKNKTNEELLRLFRTARKSGPVVPPDRPPDVRRDIASEGQ encoded by the coding sequence ATGCAGGAGCTGTACAAAATAGCCCGGGAGCTGGAGCTTACCGGGTATTCCCGCCTGCGCAAGCGGGAGCTGATCTTTGAAATCATCAAAGCCCAGACGGAAAAAAACGGGCTCATCTACGCCCAGGGGGTGCTGGAGATACTCCCCGACGGCTACGGGTTCCTGCGACCCTTCCAGTACCTGCCCAGCCACGATGATATCTACGTGTCTTCCTCCCAGATCCGCCGGTTTGACCTGCGCACCGGCGACCTGGTGGCCGGCCAGGTGCGCGGGCCCAAGGAAAACGAGCGCTACTATGCCCTTTTGCGTGTGGAACAGGTTAACGGCGTTGATCCGGAGAAAGCCGCCGAGAGATTGCATTTCGACGGCCTCACCCCTCTCTACCCCCAGGAGCGGATCCGCCTGGAGACCCAGGCTGACAAGATTGCCACCAGGATTATCGACCTGGTTGCCCCCATCGGCAAAGGACAGCGGGGTTTGATTGTCGCGCCGCCCAAGGCGGGCAAAACCATGCTCTTAAAGGAAATTGCCAACAGTATTACCCAAAATCATCCTGAAATTTACCTTATCGTGCTCCTCATTGACGAACGGCCGGAGGAAGTTACCGATATCGAACGCTCGGTGGACGGGGAAGTAGTGAGTTCCACCTTTGACGAGCCGCCGGAAAACCATGTGAAAGTAGCGGAAATGGTGCTGGAACGGGCCAAGCGCCTTGTGGAACACAAGCAGGATGTGGTGATCTTGCTGGACAGCATCACCCGGCTGGCCCGGGCGCACAACCTGGTGATCCCCCCCAGCGGGCGTACCCTGTCCGGGGGTGTCGACCCGGCCGCGTTGCACAAGCCAAAACGTTTCTTCGGTGCTGCCCGCAACCTGGAGGAAGGGGGCAGCCTGACCATCCTGGCCACCGCCCTCATTGAGACGGGCAGCCGGATGGATGACGTAATCTTTGAAGAGTTCAAGGGCACGGGCAATATGGAGCTGATTTTGGACCGCCGCCTGGCGGAACGGCGCTTGTTCCCGGCCATTGACGTGCAACGCTCCGGCACGCGCAAGGAAGAACTGCTGTTGTCCCGGGATGAGCTGGAGTGGATCTGGTTTTTCCGCAAGGCTACCGTGGGTATGGCCCCCTGGGAGGCCATGGAGATGCTCGTGGAGCGCATGAAAAAAAACAAAACCAACGAAGAGCTCCTGCGTCTCTTCCGCACTGCCCGCAAGAGCGGTCCCGTGGTTCCCCCGGACAGACCCCCCGATGTGCGCCGGGACATTGCCTCCGAAGGCCAGTGA
- a CDS encoding peptidoglycan DD-metalloendopeptidase family protein gives MGKLVKKRLHKLTILLVTGAVLAVCLLPGREPLFAAPDEAILTGVSYGNLPRVETGPPPGDRHVYRVRPGDTLEDIAGRFGLPVTALQEANGIRDANLIVEGQVLQIPAGVLTHTVLPGETLSDIARRYQVPVSRLVAVNDLPNPDTLFPGQQVTIPARYGGNLTAEAIMAALPVDQLAWPVVGWVSSPFGWRDGRPHEGVDIAAGEGEPIRAVRSGRVTFAGPRGTYGNTVIIDHGDGLETLYAHALQVLVEPGQWVDAGEIIALVGSTGRSTGPHLHLEVRLNGIPYDPLLCLTRTRV, from the coding sequence ATGGGCAAGTTAGTTAAAAAGCGTCTGCACAAATTAACCATATTGCTGGTGACCGGGGCCGTCCTGGCGGTGTGCCTGCTGCCCGGGAGGGAGCCTCTTTTTGCCGCACCCGACGAGGCCATTCTCACCGGCGTGTCCTACGGCAACCTCCCCCGGGTGGAAACAGGTCCGCCGCCCGGTGACCGGCACGTGTACCGGGTGCGGCCCGGGGACACCCTGGAGGATATAGCCGGCCGTTTTGGCCTGCCGGTAACCGCCCTGCAGGAAGCAAACGGCATCCGGGACGCCAACCTGATCGTGGAGGGACAGGTACTGCAAATTCCCGCCGGGGTACTCACACATACGGTATTACCCGGCGAAACTCTTTCGGATATTGCCCGGCGCTACCAGGTGCCCGTGTCCCGGCTGGTGGCCGTCAACGATTTGCCGAATCCGGATACGCTGTTTCCGGGACAGCAGGTGACCATCCCGGCCAGGTACGGGGGCAACTTGACAGCAGAAGCCATTATGGCCGCCCTGCCGGTAGATCAACTGGCCTGGCCCGTGGTGGGTTGGGTAAGCTCCCCCTTTGGCTGGCGGGACGGCCGGCCCCATGAGGGGGTGGACATTGCCGCCGGGGAGGGCGAACCCATCCGGGCGGTGCGTTCCGGCCGGGTGACCTTTGCCGGCCCCCGGGGTACCTACGGTAACACGGTCATTATTGATCACGGCGACGGCCTGGAAACCCTTTACGCCCACGCCCTTCAGGTGCTGGTGGAGCCGGGGCAGTGGGTGGACGCCGGGGAGATTATTGCCCTGGTGGGCAGCACCGGACGTTCCACCGGTCCCCACCTGCACCTGGAAGTGCGCTTAAACGGCATACCCTACGACCCCCTGTTGTGTCTCACCCGCACCAGGGTGTAA
- a CDS encoding radical SAM protein, with amino-acid sequence MYRLVYADAGGRFYDHPKIAAVGRTGDRFVEITPSDMMPLPRGASLVLIPAGSPVGLDRRGNFVLVEEVEGAPVFAVAALLPQGYTRTLLPAYRRPAGEKPLPLFGYAAVAWYKDGLWVAARQTDNPHRWDPRHYNTPELAQLISGRLDRHPGNPILAQLARCARDYSCFTAQNIFCRRWEGGVPVSPRCNAGCLGCISRQPAECCPSPQERISSVPPVEAVVEVMEEHLRSAPGAIISFGQGCEGEPLLAAGTIAAAISRVRRLVSRGTININTNAGHTAGMEKIIASGVDSIRVSLISARPDIYRAYHRPHNYDLHDVRRSIVLARQAGVFVSLNLLVLPGLTDREEEMKSLLAFIQETGVQMVQLRNLNIDPDYLFGRLPPARGELAGIGEFIGRLKKVPGLLVGNFTREV; translated from the coding sequence GTGTATCGTCTGGTTTATGCCGATGCCGGGGGGCGTTTTTACGATCACCCTAAAATAGCTGCAGTTGGACGGACCGGGGACCGGTTTGTGGAAATAACCCCTTCCGATATGATGCCCCTGCCCCGGGGGGCTTCCCTGGTGCTCATTCCGGCCGGGAGCCCGGTGGGGCTCGACCGGCGGGGTAATTTTGTTCTGGTGGAAGAGGTGGAGGGGGCTCCCGTCTTTGCCGTGGCCGCCCTTTTACCCCAGGGCTACACCCGCACCCTTTTACCGGCCTACCGCCGGCCGGCAGGGGAAAAACCCCTGCCCCTTTTTGGCTATGCAGCGGTGGCCTGGTATAAGGATGGGTTGTGGGTGGCCGCGCGGCAAACAGATAACCCCCATCGTTGGGACCCCCGGCATTATAACACCCCGGAGCTGGCGCAGTTGATTTCCGGGCGCCTGGACCGCCACCCCGGGAATCCCATCCTGGCCCAGCTGGCCCGTTGCGCCCGGGACTACTCCTGTTTTACCGCCCAGAATATTTTTTGCCGCCGCTGGGAGGGAGGAGTACCCGTTTCCCCCCGTTGCAATGCCGGCTGCCTGGGGTGTATCTCCAGGCAGCCGGCCGAATGCTGTCCCTCTCCGCAGGAGCGCATTTCATCCGTTCCCCCGGTGGAAGCGGTGGTGGAGGTAATGGAGGAGCACTTAAGGAGCGCCCCCGGGGCTATCATAAGCTTCGGTCAGGGATGCGAGGGAGAACCGCTCCTGGCTGCCGGTACCATTGCCGCCGCCATTTCCCGGGTGCGGCGGCTGGTATCCCGGGGGACTATCAATATAAACACCAATGCCGGGCATACTGCTGGCATGGAAAAAATCATCGCCAGTGGGGTTGACTCCATAAGGGTGAGTTTAATCAGCGCCAGACCTGATATTTATCGCGCCTACCACCGGCCCCATAATTACGATCTCCATGATGTGCGCCGCTCCATCGTGCTGGCCCGGCAGGCGGGGGTGTTTGTTTCCCTGAACCTCCTGGTTCTGCCCGGCCTGACCGACCGCGAGGAAGAGATGAAAAGCCTCCTGGCCTTTATCCAGGAGACCGGGGTTCAGATGGTACAATTGCGCAATTTGAACATCGACCCGGACTACCTCTTCGGCCGCCTGCCCCCGGCCCGGGGAGAACTGGCCGGTATAGGAGAGTTCATTGGCCGGTTGAAGAAAGTTCCGGGTCTTCTGGTTGGGAATTTTACCCGGGAAGTATAG
- a CDS encoding GGDEF domain-containing protein → MSSDCDIVTLAGAVTVAEKLRQKVEKHSFPHGEKQTEGRLTISLGVAVYPDHARDAEGLILAADRAMYRAKKSGKNRYATAILPG, encoded by the coding sequence ATGTCGTCGGACTGTGATATTGTCACCCTGGCCGGGGCGGTTACCGTGGCGGAAAAGCTGCGCCAGAAGGTGGAAAAACACTCCTTCCCCCACGGCGAAAAGCAGACGGAGGGACGGCTGACCATCAGCCTGGGGGTAGCGGTTTACCCGGATCACGCCCGGGACGCTGAAGGTTTGATCCTGGCCGCCGACCGGGCCATGTACCGGGCTAAGAAGAGTGGTAAAAACAGGTACGCCACGGCTATACTTCCCGGGTAA
- the rpmE gene encoding 50S ribosomal protein L31 gives MKEGIHPKYGPARVICVCGNIFETGSTKKELKVEICSKCHPFFTGSQRTVETRGRADRFRKKYGLK, from the coding sequence GTGAAGGAAGGCATCCACCCCAAATACGGGCCGGCGAGGGTAATTTGCGTCTGCGGCAACATCTTTGAAACCGGTTCGACCAAAAAGGAGCTCAAGGTAGAAATTTGTTCCAAATGCCACCCCTTCTTTACCGGTTCCCAGCGGACTGTTGAGACCAGGGGAAGGGCGGACCGGTTCCGCAAAAAATACGGCTTAAAGTAG
- a CDS encoding DUF1385 domain-containing protein, translating into MMGDFQYGGQAVIEGVMMRGPALRAVAVRRPDATVVLDTRPVGSLAARFPVLKWPLVRGVVVLIESLVMGLEALSFSANQAVGEEEELSTRDIVLTLTVALALGIFLFVILPAGLAHFLAGFVRGVLVQNFVEGVIRLGVFLLYVASIGMLPDIRRVFQYHGAEHKVINAYEAGEELTVPNVQRYSTFHPRCGTSFILIVLVVSIFLFSLLGEQVLWWRITSRILLLPVLAGVSYELLKLSARYPDFFLCRLFIVPGRWLQSLTTREPDNDQVEVAISALGAVLGGDARHARQTGQPGAAL; encoded by the coding sequence ATGATGGGCGATTTTCAATACGGCGGGCAGGCCGTTATTGAGGGAGTAATGATGCGGGGACCGGCATTAAGGGCCGTGGCGGTGCGGCGGCCAGATGCCACCGTTGTTCTGGATACCAGGCCCGTGGGTTCCCTGGCTGCCCGGTTCCCCGTGCTGAAATGGCCCCTCGTCAGGGGAGTGGTGGTATTGATTGAATCCCTGGTCATGGGCCTGGAGGCCCTCTCCTTTTCGGCCAACCAGGCCGTGGGGGAGGAGGAGGAACTGAGCACCCGGGACATTGTTTTAACCCTGACAGTGGCCCTGGCTCTGGGGATATTTTTGTTCGTGATCCTGCCCGCCGGTCTCGCTCATTTCCTGGCCGGCTTTGTGCGGGGGGTTCTGGTCCAGAATTTTGTCGAAGGAGTAATTCGTTTGGGCGTCTTTCTCCTTTATGTGGCCTCAATTGGGATGCTGCCCGATATCCGGCGGGTCTTTCAGTACCACGGGGCTGAACACAAGGTGATCAATGCCTATGAGGCCGGCGAGGAGCTTACCGTGCCCAATGTACAGCGCTACTCCACCTTTCACCCCCGTTGCGGCACCAGTTTTATCCTCATAGTGCTGGTGGTAAGCATTTTTCTTTTCTCCCTGCTGGGTGAGCAGGTACTCTGGTGGAGGATTACCTCCCGCATTTTGTTGTTGCCCGTACTGGCGGGAGTTTCCTATGAACTGTTAAAGCTTTCGGCCAGGTATCCCGATTTCTTCCTGTGCCGGCTTTTCATCGTTCCCGGCCGGTGGCTGCAGAGCCTGACCACCCGGGAGCCCGATAATGACCAGGTGGAAGTGGCCATCTCCGCCCTGGGAGCGGTGCTAGGAGGTGATGCAAGGCATGCTCGACAAACTGGACAGCCTGGAGCAGCGCTATGA